One window of Paenibacillus sp. JQZ6Y-1 genomic DNA carries:
- a CDS encoding cold-shock protein has translation MQTGTVKWFNAEKGFGFIEVEGGNDVFVHFSAIQGDGFKTLDEGQRVEFNVVEGNRGPQAENVVKL, from the coding sequence ATGCAAACAGGTACAGTAAAATGGTTCAACGCTGAGAAAGGTTTTGGTTTCATCGAAGTAGAAGGCGGTAACGATGTATTCGTTCACTTCTCCGCGATCCAAGGCGACGGTTTCAAAACTCTTGACGAAGGTCAACGTGTAGAATTCAACGTAGTTGAAGGCAACCGTGGACCACAAGCTGAGAACGTTGTAAAACTGTAA
- a CDS encoding cold-shock protein encodes MYYSRKNPMQEIPKEMTDVWVCSQPDCNSWMRRAFALEDEPVCAICKSPMVHGQKELPLLDYDAKDKSAKK; translated from the coding sequence ATGTATTATTCGCGTAAAAACCCGATGCAAGAAATTCCAAAGGAAATGACGGACGTGTGGGTATGCAGTCAACCGGACTGTAATTCCTGGATGCGGCGCGCATTCGCCCTGGAGGACGAACCGGTGTGCGCAATATGCAAATCGCCCATGGTACACGGGCAAAAAGAATTGCCGTTGCTGGATTATGATGCCAAAGATAAATCGGCGAAAAAATAA
- a CDS encoding agmatine deiminase family protein, translating to MKPVDLQYMMPAEWAQHERTMLSWPVQDSMVYPDDYTNVCAGYQELVSAIAEFEPVTLVVNPDDLEKVQPLFAGQQVDFLPLAHNDAWLRDNGPTIVVNAEGERAGINWGFNAWGGKYEPWDLDDAVAPAVLKHLNLRQFDAPLVLEGGSIHVDGEGTLLTTEECLLNTNRNPELSREQIEQHVKDYTNVQQIIWLNRGLAGDETDGHVDNVACFAAPGKVILQVCNDPADDNYAITQENLRILGEATDAQGRKLEVIQIEQPPLVMHGEQRLTLSYLNFYFVNGGIILPIFGGTAEQADRQAIDVLQAAFPERRIRTINGMAVIKEGGNVHCTTQQIPTGR from the coding sequence ATGAAACCCGTTGATTTGCAATATATGATGCCTGCTGAGTGGGCACAGCACGAACGCACGATGCTATCCTGGCCGGTACAGGATTCAATGGTATATCCCGACGATTACACCAATGTATGTGCAGGCTATCAGGAGCTAGTAAGCGCGATTGCTGAATTCGAGCCAGTTACACTGGTAGTTAATCCAGACGATCTGGAAAAGGTGCAGCCGCTGTTCGCTGGACAACAGGTCGATTTCCTGCCGCTCGCTCATAATGATGCGTGGCTGCGCGATAATGGCCCAACGATTGTCGTCAATGCAGAAGGCGAACGTGCCGGTATTAACTGGGGCTTTAACGCTTGGGGCGGCAAATACGAGCCATGGGATCTGGATGACGCGGTAGCTCCGGCTGTGCTGAAGCATCTGAATCTGCGCCAGTTTGACGCGCCACTCGTATTGGAAGGCGGCTCGATTCATGTGGATGGCGAAGGCACTCTGCTCACAACTGAGGAATGCCTGCTCAATACCAACCGTAATCCAGAGCTAAGCCGCGAGCAGATCGAACAGCATGTCAAAGATTACACCAATGTACAGCAGATTATCTGGCTGAACCGTGGACTGGCAGGCGATGAAACAGACGGTCACGTGGATAACGTAGCTTGTTTTGCTGCTCCGGGTAAAGTCATTCTTCAAGTGTGCAATGATCCCGCAGATGACAACTACGCCATCACTCAAGAGAATCTGCGCATTCTCGGCGAAGCAACGGATGCACAAGGTCGCAAGCTGGAAGTCATTCAGATTGAGCAGCCACCGCTGGTTATGCACGGTGAGCAGCGTCTGACGCTGAGCTATCTGAACTTTTACTTCGTCAATGGCGGCATCATCTTGCCGATCTTCGGCGGCACTGCTGAGCAAGCGGATCGTCAGGCAATTGACGTACTGCAAGCGGCATTCCCAGAGCGTCGCATCCGTACCATTAACGGTATGGCTGTAATCAAAGAAGGCGGTAACGTACACTGCACAACGCAACAGATTCCGACTGGTCGATAA
- the aguB gene encoding N-carbamoylputrescine amidase: protein MRNVKVAATQMSCSWDIDDNIRKADKLVREAAAEGAQIILLQELFETPYFCQKEKAEYYQYATELEQNKAINHFRQVAKELQVVLPISFYEKKNYARYNSLAVIDADGEILGKYRKSHIPDGPGYEEKFYFNPGDTGFQVWDTKYAKIGVGICWDQWYPEAARCMALMGAELLFYPTAIGSEPQDAGIDSKDHWQACMLGHAGANLIPVIASNRIGKEEDEDSSINFYGSSFIAGPQGNKIQEADRSSEGILTAEFDLDQLEIQRLEWGIFRDRRPDLYQMIATYDGERRFK, encoded by the coding sequence ATGAGAAACGTAAAAGTAGCCGCGACCCAGATGAGCTGTTCTTGGGATATCGACGACAATATCCGTAAAGCCGACAAGCTAGTACGAGAAGCTGCCGCAGAAGGCGCACAAATTATTCTGCTGCAAGAGCTGTTCGAAACGCCGTACTTCTGTCAAAAAGAAAAAGCGGAATACTATCAGTACGCGACAGAGCTGGAACAAAACAAAGCGATCAATCATTTCCGTCAAGTTGCCAAAGAGCTTCAGGTTGTTCTGCCAATCAGCTTTTATGAAAAGAAAAATTACGCTCGTTACAACTCGCTGGCAGTGATTGATGCCGACGGTGAGATTCTGGGCAAATATCGTAAAAGTCATATTCCAGACGGTCCGGGCTATGAAGAGAAGTTTTATTTCAACCCCGGCGATACCGGTTTCCAAGTATGGGATACCAAATATGCCAAAATCGGCGTCGGCATCTGTTGGGATCAATGGTATCCAGAAGCTGCACGCTGTATGGCATTGATGGGCGCAGAGCTGCTGTTCTATCCAACTGCTATCGGTTCTGAGCCGCAGGATGCTGGCATTGATTCCAAAGATCACTGGCAAGCGTGCATGCTCGGTCATGCTGGTGCTAACCTGATTCCTGTGATTGCATCCAACCGCATTGGTAAAGAAGAAGACGAGGATTCCTCCATCAACTTCTACGGTTCTTCGTTTATCGCTGGACCGCAAGGTAACAAAATCCAAGAAGCGGACCGCAGCAGCGAAGGCATTCTGACTGCCGAATTCGATCTGGATCAACTGGAAATCCAGCGTCTGGAATGGGGCATCTTCCGCGACCGTCGTCCTGATCTGTACCAAATGATCGCGACATATGACGGAGAGCGCCGTTTTAAATAA
- a CDS encoding aldo/keto reductase, translated as MLNRNITLKDGTVLPAIGQGTWNMGDDATRRQDEIEALRRGLDLGLSVIDTAEMYGEGRSESLVGEAIQGRRDDTFLVSKVYPHNAGGERLVHSCEQSLKRLGTDYLDLYLLHWRGQIPLHETVEGMERLVRDGKIRRWGVSNLDVDDMNALINLPDGKNCAVNQVLYHLGSRGIEYDLLSWQEEHQIPVMAYSPLAQAGSLRRELMNHPVVQQVADEVEAQPFQVMLAWCIRSGHVLAIPKASSAAHVEDNAAAAALALNDEQVQRLAEAFPAPTHKVPLDII; from the coding sequence ATGCTAAACCGCAATATTACGTTAAAAGACGGAACGGTTCTTCCTGCGATTGGGCAGGGGACATGGAATATGGGTGACGATGCTACACGTCGTCAAGATGAGATCGAAGCGCTACGGCGCGGATTGGATCTCGGCTTGAGCGTGATTGATACGGCGGAGATGTATGGGGAAGGGCGCTCGGAGTCGTTGGTCGGCGAAGCGATTCAAGGACGGCGGGACGATACGTTTCTCGTGTCCAAGGTGTATCCGCACAATGCAGGCGGCGAGCGTCTTGTTCACAGCTGTGAGCAAAGCTTAAAGCGTCTTGGTACGGATTATCTGGATCTGTATTTGCTGCACTGGCGTGGTCAGATTCCGCTGCATGAGACGGTAGAGGGGATGGAGCGTCTCGTCCGTGATGGCAAAATTCGTCGCTGGGGCGTATCCAATCTGGATGTAGACGATATGAACGCGCTGATCAATCTGCCAGATGGCAAAAACTGTGCAGTCAATCAGGTGCTCTATCATTTGGGTTCACGCGGGATCGAATACGATCTGCTGTCGTGGCAGGAGGAGCATCAGATTCCGGTTATGGCATATTCCCCACTGGCACAAGCAGGCTCACTGCGCCGTGAATTGATGAATCATCCGGTCGTACAGCAGGTGGCGGATGAAGTGGAAGCCCAACCATTTCAAGTAATGCTGGCATGGTGTATTCGCAGCGGGCATGTGCTTGCTATTCCTAAGGCATCGTCAGCAGCCCATGTCGAAGACAATGCGGCAGCAGCTGCCTTGGCGCTAAATGATGAGCAAGTACAGCGATTGGCTGAAGCGTTCCCTGCACCTACACATAAAGTGCCGCTGGATATCATTTAA
- a CDS encoding SRPBCC family protein, with protein sequence MGNYQFTHSWRLQTTSHKVWDMISDFEKIDHWEGVTFCKVHQTAHPHGIGDGYRMNIRTRFGYRLSFDCIVVEKQEGKLIRLEASGDLNGHGIFRLEQTGDWTVLHYHWEVQTRKPWMRICEPWLRPFFIWNHNQVIYRGIRGLSRHLGSQVVQ encoded by the coding sequence ATGGGGAATTATCAGTTTACACATAGCTGGCGGCTGCAAACGACATCCCACAAGGTCTGGGACATGATCAGCGATTTTGAAAAGATTGATCATTGGGAAGGCGTTACCTTTTGCAAAGTACATCAAACGGCTCATCCGCATGGAATCGGTGATGGTTATCGGATGAATATTCGAACGCGGTTTGGCTACCGGCTGTCTTTTGATTGCATCGTTGTTGAGAAGCAGGAAGGTAAGCTGATTCGGCTGGAAGCGTCCGGCGATCTGAATGGGCATGGCATTTTTCGTCTAGAGCAAACGGGTGATTGGACGGTGCTGCACTATCATTGGGAAGTGCAAACCCGCAAACCGTGGATGAGAATCTGTGAGCCATGGCTGCGTCCTTTTTTTATCTGGAATCATAATCAGGTGATCTATCGTGGAATTCGCGGATTAAGCCGCCATCTGGGTTCGCAGGTCGTACAGTAA
- a CDS encoding PAS domain S-box protein, which produces MINQSGRDEMLYEHIYRTASVGMAVIAPQDGTWSSVNPALCQLLGYEEAQLLQLGESQLVVTDGASSDLYITIAKETEAVQGDMYCTERHMRHMQGHMLRIGVEVSVLRDSHGEATAYIAQFHPLQTLQEQVRMSASDREIYRLITENSKDLVSYSSSDGTLRYVSDSFYGVLGYKPEEMVGQNRMQFYHPEDARHMIASGQAYLDQGTVTRRLKHKHGHFLWFEISFQVVRDEEGHVMQVLGIGRNVNDRKKYEDSLHEAQRIARIASWDWDLPRGILSASHQAQELFPFLFTGPENSADRVFQLVHPADREQLVNALQHSIATRHPGECVYRIVLPDESILYLQSHWNVDTDHEGKAIQIIGMTQDATSRIQMEERLKESERQYRLISEQSLDFISRLSVEEGIYLYCSPACYTLLGYTREELTGKAIEQYVHPEDWAAVQQYMSIYAAAEQPKPVTYRHRHKSGGYVWLEASGRFIENEAGQVQQLLSIARDIQERRHAAQLIQESEQRYRSLFDYNPASVFSFDTQGRYTTINAEMENLVGRTEDELIGRSFECFVAPENVYDTVEHFERALQGEPQSYESQVIVKGGENRFVSVVNLPIVVDEQIVGVYGIATDITEMKRHLEQIEKLSNEYTLILNSVSEGIFGLDNEGRTTFINPAATRMLGFSTHELAGKPLLEMFQLTHADGTSYLPQDHPIEQALREGHSYEEQEAVFLRKDGTSVLVSYRITPIWDRGQRKGAVVVFNDITNEKQIIRAKEMAERADRAKSEFLAIMSHEIRTPMNGIIGMTGLLADTNLDEEQRSYIEIVRDSSDALLHILNEILDFSRIEAGKMMLDHAPIHLGSLLDSVFDLFAARAAEKGIDLTYQTGEHVPSTIIGDASRLRQVLVNLISNAIKFTDSGSVSLSVRQLEQRSSECVLEFEVSDTGIGISSDKQNLLFQSFSQLHPSINRKYGGTGLGLAICKKLIELMGGSISVDSEEGRGATFRFILPAQYLTEEYAVEPVPEQDAGKTEHSDHIDGKYGSLRILIAEDHPVNQKLLREMLRKYGYTPDVAYNGHEAVVAALTRPYDLIFMDVQMPELDGIEATREIRSRLPEQEQPIIVASTAFARNTDKEMCLNAGMQDFISKPLRLQEVERVLKESAVHLHQLE; this is translated from the coding sequence ATGATTAACCAATCAGGGCGTGATGAGATGCTGTACGAACATATATACCGGACCGCTTCCGTTGGTATGGCAGTGATTGCACCGCAGGATGGGACGTGGAGCAGTGTCAATCCTGCCTTGTGCCAATTGCTTGGCTATGAGGAAGCACAACTGCTGCAGCTTGGCGAGTCGCAGCTAGTGGTTACGGATGGCGCGTCCAGCGATTTGTATATAACGATTGCAAAAGAGACAGAAGCTGTACAGGGTGATATGTATTGCACGGAGCGACATATGCGTCACATGCAAGGACATATGCTTCGGATCGGGGTCGAAGTATCGGTATTGCGTGATTCGCACGGGGAAGCGACAGCGTATATCGCTCAATTTCATCCGTTACAAACGTTACAGGAGCAGGTGCGCATGTCTGCATCCGATCGAGAAATCTATCGTCTGATCACCGAAAATTCCAAAGACCTTGTCTCCTATAGCAGTTCAGACGGAACGCTGCGATATGTCTCTGACTCTTTCTATGGCGTGCTTGGATACAAACCAGAGGAGATGGTCGGGCAAAACCGTATGCAATTTTATCACCCAGAGGATGCGAGGCATATGATTGCTAGTGGGCAAGCATATCTGGATCAGGGAACGGTGACCCGTCGGTTAAAGCACAAACATGGACATTTTCTGTGGTTTGAGATTTCTTTTCAGGTGGTACGGGATGAGGAAGGGCATGTGATGCAGGTTCTGGGCATCGGACGTAATGTGAACGATCGCAAAAAGTACGAGGACAGCTTGCACGAAGCTCAACGAATTGCTCGTATCGCTTCATGGGATTGGGATCTGCCTAGAGGGATATTGAGCGCGAGTCATCAAGCGCAGGAATTGTTTCCATTTCTATTCACGGGACCTGAGAATTCTGCGGATCGTGTCTTTCAACTGGTGCATCCGGCTGATCGTGAGCAGCTAGTAAATGCGTTACAACATTCCATTGCTACCCGTCATCCGGGCGAGTGCGTATATCGCATTGTACTACCCGATGAGAGCATTCTATATTTGCAGTCTCATTGGAATGTGGATACCGATCATGAAGGAAAAGCAATCCAGATTATCGGGATGACTCAAGATGCGACATCCCGTATTCAGATGGAAGAACGACTCAAGGAGAGCGAACGTCAGTATCGCCTTATTTCTGAGCAATCGCTGGATTTTATCAGCCGCTTGTCGGTAGAGGAAGGCATCTACCTATATTGTTCTCCGGCATGTTATACCCTGCTCGGTTATACGCGTGAGGAATTAACAGGTAAGGCAATTGAGCAGTATGTACATCCTGAGGATTGGGCAGCGGTGCAGCAGTATATGAGCATCTATGCCGCAGCGGAGCAGCCGAAGCCAGTCACATACCGCCATCGTCACAAGTCCGGTGGCTATGTATGGTTAGAGGCATCTGGGCGATTTATCGAAAATGAAGCGGGGCAGGTTCAACAGCTACTCAGCATTGCTCGCGATATTCAGGAGCGTCGTCATGCGGCGCAGCTGATTCAGGAAAGTGAACAGCGGTATCGCTCGCTGTTTGACTATAATCCAGCAAGCGTATTCTCATTTGATACGCAGGGGCGCTATACGACGATCAATGCGGAGATGGAAAATCTAGTTGGTCGTACCGAAGACGAGCTGATCGGACGCTCCTTCGAATGCTTTGTTGCACCGGAGAATGTGTATGACACAGTAGAGCATTTTGAACGCGCACTCCAAGGGGAGCCACAATCGTATGAATCGCAGGTGATCGTCAAGGGCGGTGAGAATCGTTTCGTCAGTGTGGTTAATCTTCCGATTGTGGTCGATGAGCAAATTGTCGGAGTATACGGTATTGCCACTGATATTACCGAGATGAAGCGGCATCTGGAGCAGATCGAGAAGCTTAGTAATGAATATACGTTGATCCTCAACTCCGTTTCCGAAGGCATCTTCGGTCTGGATAATGAGGGACGTACTACCTTTATCAATCCGGCAGCAACGCGAATGCTAGGCTTTAGTACGCACGAATTGGCGGGGAAACCGCTACTGGAAATGTTCCAGTTAACGCATGCGGATGGTACTAGCTATTTGCCACAGGATCATCCAATTGAGCAGGCACTACGCGAAGGTCATTCCTATGAGGAGCAGGAAGCGGTATTTCTGCGTAAGGATGGCACTAGCGTTCTCGTCTCCTACCGCATCACGCCAATCTGGGATCGTGGACAGCGTAAAGGAGCGGTTGTGGTATTCAACGATATTACAAACGAGAAACAGATTATTCGTGCCAAGGAAATGGCAGAGCGCGCAGACCGCGCCAAGTCTGAGTTCCTAGCGATTATGAGCCACGAGATTCGCACGCCCATGAATGGGATTATCGGGATGACCGGCTTGCTGGCAGATACGAATCTGGATGAGGAGCAGCGCAGCTATATCGAGATTGTACGCGATAGCAGTGATGCACTGCTGCATATTTTGAACGAGATTCTAGATTTCAGTCGGATCGAAGCGGGCAAAATGATGCTGGATCACGCACCGATTCATCTCGGTTCGCTGCTAGATAGTGTGTTCGATCTGTTCGCCGCTCGAGCAGCGGAAAAAGGAATCGATCTCACGTACCAGACGGGCGAACACGTGCCGTCAACTATTATCGGAGATGCTTCACGACTGCGTCAGGTGCTGGTGAATCTGATCAGTAATGCGATCAAATTTACCGATAGCGGCAGTGTGAGCCTATCTGTACGACAATTGGAGCAGCGTTCCAGCGAATGTGTGCTTGAATTTGAAGTCAGTGATACGGGGATTGGTATTTCTAGCGATAAGCAGAATCTGCTATTCCAATCGTTCTCCCAGCTGCATCCGTCGATTAACCGTAAGTACGGCGGTACAGGTCTAGGGCTGGCGATTTGTAAAAAATTGATTGAACTGATGGGTGGTTCAATCAGTGTGGATAGCGAGGAAGGTCGTGGAGCGACATTCCGCTTTATCCTGCCCGCGCAATATTTAACAGAGGAATACGCGGTCGAACCAGTCCCGGAGCAGGACGCGGGCAAAACGGAACATAGCGATCATATAGATGGCAAATATGGATCGCTGCGCATTCTGATTGCTGAGGATCATCCAGTGAATCAGAAGTTACTACGCGAGATGCTGCGCAAATATGGCTATACGCCAGATGTGGCTTATAACGGACATGAAGCTGTAGTAGCAGCATTGACACGTCCGTATGATCTCATCTTTATGGATGTGCAAATGCCGGAGCTGGATGGCATCGAGGCAACGCGCGAGATACGTAGCCGTCTTCCAGAGCAGGAGCAGCCAATTATCGTGGCATCTACCGCTTTTGCCCGCAATACCGATAAGGAAATGTGCCTGAATGCAGGCATGCAGGACTTTATTAGCAAACCGCTACGATTGCAGGAAGTGGAACGTGTGTTAAAGGAAAGTGCTGTTCATCTTCACCAGCTTGAATAG
- a CDS encoding NAD-dependent epimerase/dehydratase family protein: MKRKLLITGAHGVIGSVLYAGLRQDYDVIATDVEADEEAGIRQLDITDAQQLDDMMPGIDTILHIAWKKDEDDFLGVALPVNVGGAYHIYEAARKHQVRCVIFASSNHATGFYQVGEEVDVHDPYRPDSIYGLSKCYIELLGRWYADRYGLSSFNVRIGNFPGDDRPHSERSMHIWISERDMIQLMQRCIEADDDRKYMNLYGTSANTDNYYDIAYLEQEIGYKPQDNASDILAAEHRQRDELKQDETMYQGGQQP; encoded by the coding sequence ATGAAACGCAAACTACTAATCACCGGTGCACATGGCGTTATTGGCAGTGTTCTGTATGCTGGTTTACGGCAGGATTATGATGTGATCGCTACCGATGTGGAAGCGGACGAGGAGGCAGGTATTCGTCAGCTTGATATTACGGATGCGCAGCAGTTAGACGATATGATGCCCGGCATTGATACGATTTTGCATATCGCTTGGAAAAAGGATGAGGATGACTTTCTCGGTGTGGCGTTGCCTGTCAATGTGGGCGGTGCTTATCATATCTACGAAGCGGCGAGAAAGCATCAGGTACGGTGTGTGATCTTTGCCAGCTCCAATCATGCGACTGGATTTTATCAAGTCGGTGAAGAGGTGGATGTGCATGACCCGTATCGCCCTGACAGCATCTATGGATTGAGCAAATGTTATATTGAATTGCTGGGGCGCTGGTATGCTGACCGGTATGGATTGTCGTCCTTCAATGTGCGGATTGGCAACTTCCCCGGTGATGATCGTCCGCATTCTGAGCGCTCCATGCATATCTGGATCTCGGAGCGCGATATGATCCAGTTGATGCAGCGATGTATCGAAGCAGATGATGATCGCAAGTATATGAATCTGTATGGCACCTCTGCCAATACCGACAACTATTATGATATTGCGTATTTGGAGCAGGAGATCGGCTACAAGCCGCAGGATAATGCGTCGGATATACTAGCAGCAGAGCATCGTCAGCGGGATGAATTGAAGCAGGATGAGACGATGTATCAGGGTGGACAGCAGCCCTAA
- a CDS encoding methyl-accepting chemotaxis protein, protein MKWFLNWNTSTKIISAFLVVIAIMIAFGVYSLQNLQKSNSQTDTVYNKNLVSIQTLSGVQIYYQRIRVNMRDLNLNNTSADPSVKSGYLSKINDLKQSISENMAKYRPLATTAAEQQALAKFDDTYNQYLTYLDQAIKLAQVQGDAGRAAFVDFKDNTLKPTGDGASDHIDELISINDQLAGQANLDAMSSYSDTRQLTIIILVAITLFSILLGYLIARTISKPLQKLSALIDRFADGDLSGQSDIRSKDEVGRLAHSFNRMADNLRGLISQISMSAQSVAASSQEISATTEEIANTSTNQAESASNITELFEDLSSAINSVARSASEAAELSNDTASMAHQGGQVLNDAMVSMQHVNDAIHRLEQDSQRIGEIIDVIDEISDQTNLLALNAAIEAARAGEQGKGFAVVADEVRKLAERSMDATKQITGIIKVMQQNTRDSVTSFAQNNKLADETGEAFQKIIQMVNDSAMKVSEIAAACEEESAQANEVMISVESIAAASQESAAAAEETAASSQSLAHLAEELNDSVSRFKV, encoded by the coding sequence ATGAAATGGTTCCTTAATTGGAATACATCGACCAAGATCATTTCTGCTTTTCTCGTCGTCATCGCCATCATGATTGCCTTTGGCGTATATAGTTTGCAAAACCTGCAAAAAAGTAATTCACAAACGGATACGGTATATAACAAAAACCTAGTATCCATTCAAACGTTGTCCGGCGTACAAATTTATTACCAGCGTATCCGCGTCAATATGCGCGATCTGAATCTGAACAACACCTCTGCTGATCCTAGCGTAAAATCAGGATATTTGAGCAAAATCAATGATTTGAAGCAAAGCATCAGTGAGAATATGGCCAAATATCGTCCGCTCGCTACAACAGCAGCCGAGCAGCAAGCACTGGCCAAGTTTGACGATACCTACAATCAATACCTCACTTATTTGGATCAGGCTATCAAGCTGGCACAAGTGCAGGGCGATGCCGGACGTGCAGCCTTTGTGGATTTCAAAGATAATACATTGAAGCCTACAGGTGACGGCGCGTCGGATCATATCGATGAGTTGATCAGCATTAATGATCAGCTTGCTGGTCAGGCGAATCTGGATGCGATGTCCAGTTACAGTGATACTCGTCAGCTTACTATCATCATTCTAGTTGCTATTACATTGTTCAGCATTTTGCTAGGTTATCTGATCGCACGTACGATCTCTAAACCTCTGCAAAAATTATCCGCACTGATCGACCGTTTTGCAGATGGTGATCTGAGCGGTCAATCCGATATCCGCAGCAAAGATGAAGTTGGACGCTTGGCTCATTCGTTTAATCGGATGGCTGATAATTTGCGCGGTCTGATCTCACAAATCTCCATGTCTGCTCAGAGCGTAGCAGCCTCCTCCCAAGAAATCTCCGCGACTACCGAAGAAATTGCCAACACGAGTACCAATCAGGCGGAATCCGCCAGCAATATTACCGAGCTGTTTGAAGATTTATCATCTGCCATTAATTCCGTTGCTCGTAGTGCAAGTGAAGCAGCTGAATTGTCTAACGATACTGCTAGTATGGCACATCAAGGCGGTCAGGTATTGAACGATGCGATGGTCAGCATGCAGCATGTGAATGACGCGATTCACCGACTGGAACAGGATTCACAACGGATCGGTGAGATTATTGATGTAATCGACGAAATTTCCGATCAAACGAATCTGCTAGCGCTAAATGCCGCGATCGAAGCTGCACGCGCAGGTGAACAAGGCAAAGGCTTTGCCGTCGTTGCCGACGAAGTACGCAAGCTGGCAGAACGAAGCATGGACGCAACCAAACAGATTACCGGCATCATCAAAGTCATGCAGCAAAATACACGCGACAGTGTAACTTCGTTTGCCCAAAATAACAAATTAGCAGACGAAACCGGTGAAGCTTTCCAAAAAATCATCCAAATGGTGAATGATTCTGCGATGAAGGTAAGCGAAATCGCCGCTGCCTGTGAAGAAGAATCCGCACAAGCGAACGAGGTTATGATCTCGGTCGAATCGATTGCTGCTGCTAGTCAGGAATCGGCTGCCGCTGCTGAAGAAACTGCCGCATCCTCCCAATCGCTAGCACATTTGGCAGAAGAATTGAACGATTCGGTTTCGCGTTTCAAAGTATAA
- a CDS encoding GNAT family N-acetyltransferase gives MQNIVENEKGLVMEIDGEPKAEIGFSPYDDQSLIIDHTFVSEELRGQHVGEELVKRVVDIAREQGKTIVPACSYALAQFKRHEEYHDIWRKDN, from the coding sequence ATGCAAAACATCGTAGAAAATGAAAAAGGTCTTGTCATGGAAATCGACGGCGAGCCGAAAGCGGAAATCGGCTTTAGTCCGTATGATGATCAGTCGCTCATTATTGACCATACCTTTGTATCCGAGGAGCTACGCGGTCAGCATGTGGGTGAGGAATTGGTGAAGCGTGTCGTCGATATTGCGCGCGAGCAGGGCAAGACAATCGTTCCGGCATGTTCATACGCGCTGGCGCAGTTCAAACGCCATGAAGAATATCATGATATTTGGCGTAAGGACAACTAA
- a CDS encoding DUF420 domain-containing protein produces MGKGTQTGDFKPTTNRNFAGLIITVSVVANIIILLLFFAPGIGYKGTLDFDVTIMPRMNAIFNSFTFIFLVAALIAIMKKNIKLHRGFILAAFSSTLLFLVTYLSFHYLSPETARYGGQGIIRPIYFFILITHSFLAAVVVPLALFALVWGWTMQVQKHKKIVRWTMPIWLYVSFTGVIVYLMMAPYY; encoded by the coding sequence ATGGGCAAAGGGACACAAACGGGCGATTTCAAGCCGACAACCAATAGAAACTTTGCGGGATTAATCATTACCGTATCTGTTGTTGCCAACATTATTATCCTGCTGCTGTTTTTTGCACCGGGAATTGGTTACAAAGGAACATTGGATTTTGACGTGACGATTATGCCGCGCATGAATGCGATTTTTAACAGCTTTACCTTTATCTTTCTCGTAGCGGCACTGATCGCTATTATGAAAAAAAATATTAAACTTCACCGTGGCTTTATTCTGGCAGCCTTCTCCAGTACACTGCTGTTTCTGGTTACCTACCTGAGCTTCCATTATCTATCGCCTGAAACGGCACGTTATGGTGGTCAAGGTATCATTCGTCCGATCTACTTCTTCATTCTGATCACGCACAGCTTCCTAGCAGCTGTTGTTGTACCGCTGGCGCTGTTCGCGCTCGTATGGGGCTGGACAATGCAGGTGCAGAAGCACAAAAAAATCGTCCGCTGGACGATGCCGATCTGGTTGTATGTTAGCTTCACCGGCGTTATCGTGTATTTGATGATGGCACCGTATTATTAA